The sequence CTTCTTCCTTATCTTCTTTGCAAGAAAAGGTAACATTGACCTGCTTATGTTCATAAGCGTTGTCGCAGCGTCTATGCAGTTTCTTATACAGCTTCCTGCTGTTAAGCACAAAAGGTATAGATTCACACCTGACCTTGACTTCAAAGATCCATACGTACAGAAGATGTTTAAGCTTATCGTTCCTATACTCATAGGATCGAGCGCATACCAAATCAACCTTGTTGTAGATAAAACTCTAGCCTCAGAGCTAGTAAGTGGATCCATCTCGGTTCTAAACTATTCATCCAAGATATATCTTATGATTATATCCGTCTTTATTATGGCACTGACAACTGTTATCTTCCCTAAGCTATCGTCTTCTATGGTTAGAAACGAAAGCAAGGAAATCAGAAGCATAATCAGTGAAAGCGTTGACACGGTTGCGCTTATCACTCTACCTGCTACCTTTGCCATAGTCTTTTTAAGCTACCCTATAGTCGAGATTTTATTCCAAAGGAATATGTTTAACGAAACAGCGACACTTATGACATCGGGTGCGCTAACATTCTATATACTTGGACTCTTCTTTGCATCGCTTAGGATGATATTTGAGAAGGTCTTTTATTCAATGCAAAAAACGAGGATACCTATGATCAACGGTCTCATAGCCGTTGCAGTTAACATAGGCTTCGACATCATACTAGTTAGGTTTATGCAGCATAGAGGCCTTGCCCTTGCGACATCCATCTCTTCACTAGTTTCGGCAACAACACTATACATCAGTTTGAAGAAGGTTTATCCAGACATCGAGATCAAAGATAATCTTATCTCGCTACTAAAGATACTCGCCTCTTCCATACTCATGGCGGTGACTATGTACTTACTTTTCACTCTTGGAGTAAAAGTTTTAGGCGAAAAGAAGATAGTGAAGTTCCTGACTATGGCTGTCACTGGATGCATCTCTCTAGGCATATACCTTGTATCACTTAAGGCTCTAAAGGTACACGCTTTAGATGCTGTATTAAACTTCAAAAGGAGGACTAATGAAAAATAAAGAACTAATCAAACGCTTTTTACCCTACTTTAAAAAATATAGAAAAGTACTATTCCTAGACTTGTTCTGCGCTGTTCTAACAACAGTGTGTGAACTAGTCTTTCCTTTATTATTAAGAAGCATCACTAACACTGCTTCGAAAGACATCTTACTCGTAACTAATGAGTATATATTAAAGGTTGTATTTATCTACTTTTCCTTACGTATAGTTGAGATAGTTGCGCAGTTCTACATGACTAAGGTCGGTCACATCATGGGCGCATACATAGAAAAGGATATGCGTAGCGACGCCTTTAATCATTTGCAGCACCTATCAGATAGTTTCTATAACAACACTAAGGTCGGACAAATCATGGCGAGGATTACCAATGACCTCTTCGATGTAACAGAGTTCGCGCACCATTGCCCAGAAGAGTTCCTTATAGCAGGAGTGAAGATATTCATCTCCTTCATCATCTTGGTAAGGATCAATGTCTTATTAACCGTAGTCATGTTTACCATGATACCGATTATGATCTACGCATCAAGCTCGTACAATCACAAGATGCGCCGCGCCTTCAAAGAGCAAAGAGACCACATAGGCGACTTAAACTCTGGACTTGAAGACTCGCTGCTTGGCTCCAAGGTCGTTAAGTCCTTCGCCAATGAAGATGTTGAAGTAGAAAAGTTTGAGAAAGACAACGACAAGTTCCTTGAAATCAAAAAGAAGAGATACACATACATGGCAGGCTTTGCGACAGTAAACAGAATATTCGACGCCATCATGTATACTATGATCATAGGTATAGGCGGCTTCTTAATCAAGGCTGGCAAGATATCCGCAGGAGACATGATAGCCTACGTTTTATTCGCAACAAGCCTTCTTACAACCATCAAAAGGATAGTCGACTTCATGGAGAACTTCAACGCCGGCATGACTGGCATAGAACGCTTCATCGAGATTATGGATACAGACGTGGACATCTTCGACAAGGAAGATGCAGTAGAATTAAAAGATGTTAAGGGCCACATCGAGTTCAAGGACGTAAGCTTTGCCTACCCTGACGACAAGAACAAAGTCCTATCAAATATCAACCTAACAGTTAATGAGGGCGAATCCGTTGCCATAGTAGGACCATCAGGCTCAGGTAAGACTACTTTGGTAAACCTTATACCGCGCTTCTACGATGTTACTAAAGGCGAGATACTAATCGATGGCAAGAACATCAAAGACTTCACACTAAAGTCACTAAGACAAAACATCGGCTCAGTGCAACAAGAAGTCTACCTATTCAGCGGCACTATACTAGAGAACATCAAGTATGGTAAGATAGACGCTAAGAAAGAAGAAGTCATCAACGCAGCAAAGCTTGCAGGCGCCTACGACTTCATCATGGAACTAAAAGACGGCTTCAATACCTACGTTGGTGAGCGTGGCGTTAAGCTATCAGGTGGACAAAAGCAAAGAATCGCCATCGCGAGAGTCTTCCTAAAGAATCCAAAAGTTCTTATACTTGACGAGGCAACATCTGCTCTTGACAACACTAGTGAAAGACTTATACAAGAGTCGCTTGAAAAGCTTTCACAAGGAAGAACAACACTAACCATAGCACACAGACTATCGACTATAAAGAACGCAAAGAAGATCATAGTCCTTACAGACGACGGCATCAAAGAAAGTGGTACACACGACGAGCTTATGTCCAAGAAAGGTCTATACTACGAACTATATACTGGCTCGCTTCTTGATCTTAAATAATTTAACACTTTTGTAATCTCTTTTTATGCATTTCTATGTTATAATTAACTTAGTAATCATAGTAAAGGAGGAAAACATATGAAGAAAAGAATAATAAGCGCCCTACTTTTAATTGTAATTTTGCTTACAAGCACAGCCATGGCCATGGATACACCAAAATTAAAAGGACACTGGGCAAAGGATAAGATCGATACAGGCTTTATGGATAAATATTTCGCAGAGCTTGCAAAAGAAAAGTACGCAAAGTTCGATCCGAACGCTCCACTATCTGCCATAGTTTTCGCCAAGGCACTTGAAGACCTCTCAAACGAGTACGGCTACTTCAAGGTCAATATATATGCTAACTCCGAAACACTTACGAGAGAAAAGATGATCGACTACATCTTTGACGGTGTGAAGAACATAAAGTTTTCGCGTAATGACAATAAAGAGCTTGACTTCACAGACATCGAAGACATGGACAAAATCAGAAAAGAAAAGCTAGGCTACCTTGTAAACAAAGGCATCATATATGGTAACATTAACAAGACTTACGCACCAAAGAACAAGCTTAGTCAGGCAGAAGGCATACTAGTCGTGCAAAGGATATACGAGATCTTGAAGGCAAACGAGGGCGAGAAG comes from Fenollaria sporofastidiosus and encodes:
- the murJ gene encoding murein biosynthesis integral membrane protein MurJ gives rise to the protein MSNKKTVIKSLAMISVFTLISKIMGFFRETMIASKYGANLETDMYTAATTAVIFLIGALGSGLNTTLVPIFSEVEEKEGKRGKLKFMNKIMNIIGLISIVLCVLAYIFAPFITKAIAKGFTGETLAYTSYLMKIGIPIILFLSITYIFSSFLQSENVFGPYAIMGIPYNLIYIFFLIFFARKGNIDLLMFISVVAASMQFLIQLPAVKHKRYRFTPDLDFKDPYVQKMFKLIVPILIGSSAYQINLVVDKTLASELVSGSISVLNYSSKIYLMIISVFIMALTTVIFPKLSSSMVRNESKEIRSIISESVDTVALITLPATFAIVFLSYPIVEILFQRNMFNETATLMTSGALTFYILGLFFASLRMIFEKVFYSMQKTRIPMINGLIAVAVNIGFDIILVRFMQHRGLALATSISSLVSATTLYISLKKVYPDIEIKDNLISLLKILASSILMAVTMYLLFTLGVKVLGEKKIVKFLTMAVTGCISLGIYLVSLKALKVHALDAVLNFKRRTNEK
- a CDS encoding protease complex subunit PrcB family protein, which produces MKKRIISALLLIVILLTSTAMAMDTPKLKGHWAKDKIDTGFMDKYFAELAKEKYAKFDPNAPLSAIVFAKALEDLSNEYGYFKVNIYANSETLTREKMIDYIFDGVKNIKFSRNDNKELDFTDIEDMDKIRKEKLGYLVNKGIIYGNINKTYAPKNKLSQAEGILVVQRIYEILKANEGEKNAKNLSFEVQNISEGLSNNDQNIYYKKVDDQVLITFTLKFPSPGYEVGVEKVLLSEGKITIYPQVHAPGPKTITLQVIAYKTVTLALNASETGDGPFSIKVIGNDDNNLEINTR
- a CDS encoding ABC transporter ATP-binding protein gives rise to the protein MKNKELIKRFLPYFKKYRKVLFLDLFCAVLTTVCELVFPLLLRSITNTASKDILLVTNEYILKVVFIYFSLRIVEIVAQFYMTKVGHIMGAYIEKDMRSDAFNHLQHLSDSFYNNTKVGQIMARITNDLFDVTEFAHHCPEEFLIAGVKIFISFIILVRINVLLTVVMFTMIPIMIYASSSYNHKMRRAFKEQRDHIGDLNSGLEDSLLGSKVVKSFANEDVEVEKFEKDNDKFLEIKKKRYTYMAGFATVNRIFDAIMYTMIIGIGGFLIKAGKISAGDMIAYVLFATSLLTTIKRIVDFMENFNAGMTGIERFIEIMDTDVDIFDKEDAVELKDVKGHIEFKDVSFAYPDDKNKVLSNINLTVNEGESVAIVGPSGSGKTTLVNLIPRFYDVTKGEILIDGKNIKDFTLKSLRQNIGSVQQEVYLFSGTILENIKYGKIDAKKEEVINAAKLAGAYDFIMELKDGFNTYVGERGVKLSGGQKQRIAIARVFLKNPKVLILDEATSALDNTSERLIQESLEKLSQGRTTLTIAHRLSTIKNAKKIIVLTDDGIKESGTHDELMSKKGLYYELYTGSLLDLK